The bacterium sequence GAACTGCAAGGTGCCGGACGCCAACCGGGTCACCGAGGTGAACGGCGCCCACAAGGCGCGGCAGAGCTTCGTGAAGGGCTCGAACCTCGAGGCGGCTGCCACCGTCCTGGGAACGGCCCGGGCCGCGCACGAGGAGGCGCTCGAGTATGCCCGCAACCGCGTGCAGGGCGGAAAGCCCATCATCGAACACCAGGCCATCGGCTTTATGCTGGCTGACGATTTCATCGAATACGAGGCGTCGCGGCGCCTTCTCCACTACGCGGCCTGGACCACGGGGCAGCCCGATCTGTACGACCCGAAGATGGTTTTCATGACGAAAACTTTCGTGTCGGAAGCCGCCTACCGGATTGCGACCCGCTCGCTCGAAGTATGGGGCGGAATGGGGTATATGACAGAAGCACCCATGGAAAAATACCTTCGCGATGCCACCAGCTTCTTGCACTCGGACGGAACCAACCAAGCCATGCGGGTCCGGGCGATGCAGTTCCTATAGGAGAGTGAAAGGATATGAGCGTTCTAAAAATTCGTGCACTGGAGGCGAAGGGGCTGCAGATACCCCTTGAGCGCCCCATCGCCAGCGCCCTGGGGACCTACACCCATGTGGATTGCGTTGCCACCTTTCTGCACACCGAGGGCGGGCCGACCGGCTACGGCCTCACGATGGGGCTCGGTGGCAGCGCCGGAAAAGCGATCGTCCCCTATATCGAGCACGAACTCGCGCCCCTGGCCCTCGGCCAGGACGCCCTGGCGCCCGAGGCCCTCTGGCAGCGCCTCTGGGGGCCGAACAAGGCCCGGATGCGGGGCGGCCTCGGCCTCTATTCGCTCTCGGCCGTGGACATCGCCTGCTGGGATGTGGTGGCCAAGGTAGCGAATCTTCCGCTGCATACGCTGGTGGGCGGCTTCAAGAAGGAGGTTCCCGTCTACGGGAGCGGCGGGTGGCACACCCTCTCCGACGGAGAACTGGTGGCCGAGTGCGAAATGTTCGCCGCCAAGGGGATTGGGGCCTACAAGATGAAGATCGGCAGTACGCGGGATGAGGAGCGAGTGGCGCTCATCCGCGAGAATATGGGGGACGATTTCATCCTCTACACCGATGCCAACCAGAAATACTCCGTCCGCGAGGCAGTCGAGGTTTCCGCCATGCTGGCCGACTACGGCGTCGCCTGGCTGGAGGAGCCGGTTCTCGCCGATACCTTGGACGATCTGGCCGAGGTGGCCGAGAAGAGCCACGTCCCCATCGGGGCGGGGGAGAATG is a genomic window containing:
- a CDS encoding mandelate racemase/muconate lactonizing enzyme family protein produces the protein MSVLKIRALEAKGLQIPLERPIASALGTYTHVDCVATFLHTEGGPTGYGLTMGLGGSAGKAIVPYIEHELAPLALGQDALAPEALWQRLWGPNKARMRGGLGLYSLSAVDIACWDVVAKVANLPLHTLVGGFKKEVPVYGSGGWHTLSDGELVAECEMFAAKGIGAYKMKIGSTRDEERVALIRENMGDDFILYTDANQKYSVREAVEVSAMLADYGVAWLEEPVLADTLDDLAEVAEKSHVPIGAGENAYMRWGFREICERRAAAYLQPDICRCGGITEFIKIIHLADAYCLSLCSHLVHELSISIVGASPAGGTAEYVELFPEGTLTNEFKVVNGCIRVPDVPGHGVEFTAEAFKRFAG